A region of the Meles meles chromosome 18, mMelMel3.1 paternal haplotype, whole genome shotgun sequence genome:
CCGTCAAAGCTGCAACTTGAACTTCATGTTGTGAAAATAGCACTTAGATCTGGAATATATTTTACTATGCCCAATTATTCTTTATCATGCTGAACAAAAATGAAGACCTTACACATACTTATGCTTGAAGGTTCTAGTGGTCCAATACAGGAAGGCTAATCTGCTCTATTTTACTTCTGACTTTTTCTGAAAATACACTGAGTGATTGGAAAATACTAGTTTGCAGATGTTTACAGGGTAAATAGCACCTTTTTGCATTTAGTAGTTATATTGGTTTAAGTATTGAGAAAAATTACATGACCACTTCATGTGCTTACTATAGTGATAATGTGGCATTTTGTGTTATATTATCTGTTTTAAGATCTGGgataaaggaagagaaatcaaGAGGTTATTCAGATGAAGTAAGTTCGGAGAACAGAATACCACGTGAGAAAAGCAGTGTCCAAACTGTTGTGCAAGCCGAGGAAAACCCAGATGCAGACAGTGACTTTGATGCTAATAGGGAGAAtgatgaaatggaagaaaataataaagtgaacTGCAGAAGGAAAAAGGTCACAGAGACCTCCAAGAGTGACTCCAAGCATCAGAGAAATCAAGCGCACTCACGGCCTTCTAGtgaagaaagagagcatggaaaATGCCACACAAAAAGGTCCAAGTCAAGAGTTCATGAGAAAAGGGAAGATGAGCACCAAGAGAGACAATCCAGGGATCATGAAAACTATTACACTGACCATGATTAccgaaaagaaaagaaggattcTCATAGGCACAGAGAGGCCAGTCATAGAGATTCTCACTGGAAGAGGTATGAGTATGAAGATAAACTGAGGGGAAGagaccaaagagaaagaaatgacagagattggaaaagggagaaagaccGGGAGAAATACTCCCCAAGAGAACAAGACAGAGATAGACAAAGAAATGATCACAAccgacacagtgagagaggaggagagaaggaagagaaaagcaaagaaaaggaagagcatatgaaagcaaggaaagaaagacatGAAAACAGCGATAAGTACAGAGATAGAGAACAACGGGAAGTAAGTGTTCAATCTTCAGAAAGAAGCCgagacaaaaaagaaagcagcCCAAATTCTAGGGCAAAGGATAGGTTTCTTGACCGGGAAGGATCCAGTAAAATGAGAAATAtggaaaaggacaaagaaagaaacccagagaAACCTTCCAGTTCTGAAACACCCCTAGGAGCAAAACACAGACTCACAGAGGAAGGCCAAGAGATGGGCAAAGAACAAGAGAGACCACCTGAGGTGGGAAACAAGTTTGCAAAGCGAAGCAATGCAGAAACTGTAATGTCAGCTAGAGACAGGTACCTGGCCAGGCAAATGGCACGGGTTAATGCAAAGACATATATTGAGAAAGAAGATGACTGATAACTGCCCAAATACAAAGAACTGTGGAAGCACAAAAATCGTAACTCCTGGACCATACTTTGTGAAGGCATAAAGGAGTGTGTTAACAGTGGTTGGgatggcattttaaaatatattttcaaaattcatttttggttTAAGTAAAAAGTCCTTTTATCTTGAATGTTTGAATGAATTGATACATATTTAATTATCAGTACCACATTCTTGTTTATATTCAAGCAACTTGAAGAATGTTATATCCCTATAGTTACTTAATGAGGACAGTGGGCTCCACTATaggcattaaaaaataattcaaacaacCCCCTAATAATGTTGGTTTTGTTGCAGGAGGTATTTTATAAATACTGTATTCTGGATAAAAATATGTGGATTTGAACAATAAAGTAGAAACTATTGTTATACTTTACATTCTGAAATTTGTGttaatggataaaatatggatTAGATATCCTAAGTAACTATCTCACAGCGCATTTGgcttaaatgcaaataaaaatagtgaTGTGTTTGTACATTTAACTCATGcacatagtttattttaaaagtatgtcaCTCATTTATGCCgcaattcctcttttttttttaatttttaaaaatcactttaattggggcgcccgggtggctcagttgttaagtgtctgtctgcgttcggctcgggtcatggtcccaggatcctggcatcgagccctgcatccggctgtctgctcagggggaagcctgcttctccctcttctagtctccctgtttgtgttccctctctctgtcaagtaaataaatcttttaaaaaaaatctctttaattcCAAAACCCTGTCAAGTTAATTGGTTATGTTATTTCAGTCAGTTTTAGGTAAGGGTGAAAAGATGGAGGAGATTCAGGTAGCCAATTTAAGAGCCTgtcttattttatatacttaagaAACttaacatttgggggcacctgcgtgggtcagtgggttaagtgtctgacttgatttcggctcaggttatgagctcagggttgtgagatcaagccccatgtcaggctcctgtgctgattctccttctctgcctctccccctgctctctctgttttttttaaaaaaaggggggggggctcttAGAAAAGACATGATATTAAGGATCAAATGCAGCattcataaatcattttattataCCTTTAAATCCAAGAAGAAAAACTAACAAGAAATCTAATGCCCATATCTCTTGACTGACACATTAAACATCAGTTGCattctaataatttaaaaagaccagtgatggggcacctgggtggctttcggttaagtgtctgcctacagcttagggtcctgggattgagctccaagtcaggctctgtgctcagcggagaatcttttgctttctctgcctctgtgtgcatgctcgctcactctcaaataaataaaatctttaaataaaaataaaatagatcagTAACAAACAGTTAAAAAGTACTGAATACATGTACACAAGGGGAGTCATATCGTAACTATGAAAAGTTAAGGTGAAATGATGGAAGACCATAGTGACAGGCTAAAAATCTCCAACCTCTGTAGGGAATATGGTTCCTTTGTTGCAGTTATTATAAGTAGAGCCATAGATTAGTTTAACCATAGTATGTAAGATACAGtcaaggagggagagatgagtCAGATCTGATAAGAAACTTGATTTCTTACCCCAGTAGTTTAGAGACTTTTCCCAAAGCAGCTTGGATGCTTTGAATAGGAAAAACTATAACAAAATTTGACATAATTCAGGGACAAACTACAAATTAGGGGTTTTCTTTTGATCTCCAGATAACATGGATGTTTTTGCCTCTCTGGCATTCATTTTACGCTTTTCTTGACTTGGGTGGTAATTACTTAGCTGTTCTTTTCATTGTAAATATGTTTTTTAGATTCTCTATGTGTAATACATACCACAAcatttttataatcttaaaatttcTAATACATGTGTCAAAGGAACAACATTGGCCATCCTGGTTAATCTTAGTCATTTCTACAGGAAGAATCTACAGAGATGTTGATTAATAGAATGGCTTACGCATAGGGCAGCGGTtatttgagaagttttttttagatttcatttatttgggcacctaagcatctgcctttggctcaggtcatgatcttagggtcctgggatcgaatcctgcatcaggctcccctcagtaggtagtctgcttctcc
Encoded here:
- the NSRP1 gene encoding nuclear speckle splicing regulatory protein 1 isoform X1; its protein translation is MAIPGRQNVVQRSHRKGYGLILPKKAQQLHPVLQKPSVFGNDSDDDDETSVSESLQREAAKKQAMKQTKLEIQKALAEDSTVYEYDSIYDEMQKKKEENNPKLLLGKDRKPKYIHNLLKAVEIRKKEQEKRMEKKIQREREMEKGEFDDKEAFVTSAYKKKLQERAEEEEREKRAAALEARLDVTKQKDLSGFYRHLLNQAVGEEEVPTCSFREARSGIKEEKSRGYSDEVSSENRIPREKSSVQTVVQAEENPDADSDFDANRENDEMEENNKVNCRRKKVTETSKSDSKHQRNQAHSRPSSEEREHGKCHTKRSKSRVHEKREDEHQERQSRDHENYYTDHDYRKEKKDSHRHREASHRDSHWKRYEYEDKLRGRDQRERNDRDWKREKDREKYSPREQDRDRQRNDHNRHSERGGEKEEKSKEKEEHMKARKERHENSDKYRDREQREVSVQSSERSRDKKESSPNSRAKDRFLDREGSSKMRNMEKDKERNPEKPSSSETPLGAKHRLTEEGQEMGKEQERPPEVGNKFAKRSNAETVMSARDRYLARQMARVNAKTYIEKEDD
- the NSRP1 gene encoding nuclear speckle splicing regulatory protein 1 isoform X3 gives rise to the protein MKQTKLEIQKALAEDSTVYEYDSIYDEMQKKKEENNPKLLLGKDRKPKYIHNLLKAVEIRKKEQEKRMEKKIQREREMEKGEFDDKEAFVTSAYKKKLQERAEEEEREKRAAALEARLDVTKQKDLSGFYRHLLNQAVGEEEVPTCSFREARSGIKEEKSRGYSDEVSSENRIPREKSSVQTVVQAEENPDADSDFDANRENDEMEENNKVNCRRKKVTETSKSDSKHQRNQAHSRPSSEEREHGKCHTKRSKSRVHEKREDEHQERQSRDHENYYTDHDYRKEKKDSHRHREASHRDSHWKRYEYEDKLRGRDQRERNDRDWKREKDREKYSPREQDRDRQRNDHNRHSERGGEKEEKSKEKEEHMKARKERHENSDKYRDREQREVSVQSSERSRDKKESSPNSRAKDRFLDREGSSKMRNMEKDKERNPEKPSSSETPLGAKHRLTEEGQEMGKEQERPPEVGNKFAKRSNAETVMSARDRYLARQMARVNAKTYIEKEDD
- the NSRP1 gene encoding nuclear speckle splicing regulatory protein 1 isoform X2 is translated as MAIPGRQYGLILPKKAQQLHPVLQKPSVFGNDSDDDDETSVSESLQREAAKKQAMKQTKLEIQKALAEDSTVYEYDSIYDEMQKKKEENNPKLLLGKDRKPKYIHNLLKAVEIRKKEQEKRMEKKIQREREMEKGEFDDKEAFVTSAYKKKLQERAEEEEREKRAAALEARLDVTKQKDLSGFYRHLLNQAVGEEEVPTCSFREARSGIKEEKSRGYSDEVSSENRIPREKSSVQTVVQAEENPDADSDFDANRENDEMEENNKVNCRRKKVTETSKSDSKHQRNQAHSRPSSEEREHGKCHTKRSKSRVHEKREDEHQERQSRDHENYYTDHDYRKEKKDSHRHREASHRDSHWKRYEYEDKLRGRDQRERNDRDWKREKDREKYSPREQDRDRQRNDHNRHSERGGEKEEKSKEKEEHMKARKERHENSDKYRDREQREVSVQSSERSRDKKESSPNSRAKDRFLDREGSSKMRNMEKDKERNPEKPSSSETPLGAKHRLTEEGQEMGKEQERPPEVGNKFAKRSNAETVMSARDRYLARQMARVNAKTYIEKEDD